acatttctatgtgacttTGGTCGGGtcccccaaaaagttacatattgcagctttaaatccTATGACTTATTACTTTTTGATGGAATATACATGCTAATTCTATACTTAAGCATacggcccgaggaggtgtggtatatggccaatataccacggctaagggctgtttttaggcaacccccgaggtgccttattgctattataaactggttaccagtaaaaatatatattttgtcatacctgtggtatacgggcTTAAATACTACGgctatcagccaatcagcatttatGGCTCGACCCACCCAGTTTGTAATTAGAACTATACAACCGCATCCTCACACAAGCATGAAAACATTCATCCATAACTTCCCATCACTGCTTTTTGCAAAAGCAGCTCTATATCTTAGGCATCAACTCAACCACCCCCTGTAGACAAGCACATCATGAGGCGCTTTCTTGCTGTGTTTTAATGCATTCTAAACAGACTGTCAGTACCCATTAGATTCATTATGCTTTAGAAGTATTAGTGTCTGTcagataaaaataaataagaagAGCAACAAAGGGGAAATGCATCATTaaaaacagtgcagatgcaaaacTTTAATGCTGAGTTTGAAGGCACtgttaatattttttttactttcacacaaaaaaatatgttaaaCACACCATCACTCTCTATTAGTCTCCCCTCATGCTCCACGCGTTGGTTTACCCGTCACGACAGTCTCCTGCTGGTGTGTTACGATCTGTGATGTCCTCTGTTCTGAGACACTAAATCCCAGATTTTGGAACACACTCTCGCTTTCGGCCCAGGACTGGTGGAagctcttcagtaggtcctcGGTGGCGGCCTCCACAGGAACTGCCATCTCTTCAACCGTCCCTTTCACCACGTCGgcataggagggagggagggggcgggTCATGTGGCTCTCAGAGTGCATGCTGGTCTCGCTCCTCACCCCTCTTGTTACGGTGCCAAATTCATCCATGCCAGAGAACTCCTCAGTGACGGACTTTGTTTTGGAGTGCCCCGTCGGTTCGGCAGATTctgattctctcctctctctctcctcttgtttctctctcactTCTTTGAGAGCATTACGATCACCCAAGTCAAAGGCATTCTTGATGGCCTTTATGTTGAAGGCAGGTGTTTCATCGGTTTTTGGCGTTTTGGGGTCTGCCTCTGGATCTTCAGTGTCACTTCCCAGTCTATCTGTGATGATGATGGGATCTTTTCTGATGTACAGCTTTGGTTGTGGGGATTCAAATTGATTGACCAGCTTTGACAGGTCAAGCCTAGGGAGATCCTCTTTCATTATGTCTATAATCACACCCTCAGGAACTTCCTCTAGATCCTCTGGACCCAGGCGCTCTGGGATTTCTATGGGGTCCTTCCGCATGTATGTCCTGCTCACCTCTGCCTTCTGAGCTTCCTCAAAGAAGAACTTTTTGTCTCTGACAGTCATCATGGAGTCAACCATATCAGCCACATCCGGAGTCGTCGTCCCAGTCTCCATCTCCTGTGTCTGCATGTGGATCTCAGGTTCAATCAGCGCTGGGGAATCCTCTCTGTCAGAGGCTTGCTCTGTCGTCAGAAACTCAGGCATGGGTGGGGGAGGGGTCATGCCCCGAGAGAGCTTCGCAGTGGTGTCCTTCAACTTGGCTAGCTTCTCTGAGCGGCTTAAGGTGGGAGAGGGTGTGGCCCTACAGAACCGAGAGGTAGGGGTGCGGGGAGGGGGGGGTGGTGGGGTTGGGGTGGCACCAGACCTGTATGACAGAGGAGGTGAGGGTGTCACTGTGAAGGGTGAGTTTGTTCTCCTCACTGATTCAATGCTTATGAAGGTAGGTGAAGGTGTTCGCGTTGCAAGCATGGGAGAGGGAACTCTGGGATCAGGACCTTTTACTTCAGTCAGCTCTGGCTTTTTGCTCTCATGAGAGATCTTCTTCTCCTCAACCACTTTCTTATGGGTTTCGACTCTTGACGAGCCAATGCTTATTTTAGATATCTTAGCTGTTGCTCCTCCAAATCCTTTCTTTTCAAGTGCTGGCGCAGGTGGTGGTGCAGGTGATGGTGCAGGTGGGGGTGCAGGTGATGATGCAGGTGCCGGTTCACTTTCCTGTTTTGCCATGGCTGCCATGTGTCCTTCTAAGAATACAAGTTTTGCTTGTGCTAGGTTTCTCACACGGAAAAGGATCTCTGTGAGCTTCTTCTTATTCTGCTGAACAGCAACCTGTGTTAAATCACGCTTTTCCTCCGCCCTGATCAACCAGTCAGGGACCTCACTAAGTATTGTCCTCACTGAGTTTGAATCCATGTTCCCTGGATGAAGCTGCTTAATGTTAAAAAGCAGCTTCTGTACCATTACACATTTCTCTGAATCTGTGCTCTCCTCCACTGATTGAGCTGTGTTTTCCACCATTGATtgagctgtttctgtctgtgctGCTGCCTTCCCTGCAATGTTCATGGAGTCAGCCTTAGACTCTGCCTTCGACCTCTCTTGATGCTGCTGCATTTTGCTTACTTCTCCTTGTTGTTGGAAAGACTTGACCTGCTGCTTCTGTGTGCGAACCTGCTGTTCCTGCTTCTGGAAGCTCTGTTGAACTACTCTCTCATTAACAATCACTTGCTCGTGCTTCTGAATGTGCTGttcctgcatgctttgttgactacgGGAGACAGATATGTGGCAGTGCCCTGGAGTTTGAGCTACTGGCATGGGAACTAGCTTTGGCTCTTTGGGCAAAGGGACTTTAATGCCTTTCTGCTTTGCCTTTGTCTTCATTTGGATTTCCAGCTTTGTTTCCTTGGCAGCTGCAGTTTTCTCAACCTCCTCAGCTTTCTCCTGTGTCACATTCATCTCCACCTTTACTTCATTTTTTGCTGAGCTACTGGTGGCCATCTGGGTGCTCTCCTGAACTACTCTGGTCTCACTCTTAGAAATAGTCTCCATACTCGTTTGATGTACATGTAATTCATTTTTCACTGCTCGTTGATCTTTTTCCACCACCTCGcttttctcctccttcttctctgttGGCAACTTCACTGTTCTCACCTTGAAATTTGGTGTCACTTTTGGAATTTTGATTTTGGTAGGCTGAGATGGAATCTTTTTTACTTCCTGTGTGAGTAAGGCGTTAGTATTCTTTGCATCCTCTGCTTCGGATGTTACGGCGGATTGGGTTTGAAGATTTACATTTTCCTGGACAATGCTCTGAGTGGAGATGATAGACTGTGAGCTAGCATTCATACCACTCTGCTGCTCAGCTACTGAGGACGAAATCACATTAGAGCCAGATTGGACTTTAATGTTGGACTCATGGTGAAGGTGAGCAGCAGAGACTGAAACAGCCTGATGCTTGCCAGAAGAAACAGACTGATGCTTGCCAGAGGGAACAGACTGATGTTTTCTGGAGGCAACAGATGAGGTGAGTTCTTTCCCAGAAGAGGCCATAGAGGACTGATCAGTGCTAATGTGTTTCTTATCTGAGGAATTATTTCCAGATTCAGAGGTTGATTTTTTATTTCCCACTGAGATCAAAGGTTTGCTCAGGGGGATATGTGATAGAGCTTTCTTCATGGGCGGCTCTTGTGATGCTGTGCATACTTTGCTTTTAGACTGAGTTTCCTCAGCCTGTGTTACCTCTGAGGTCACTTTTGACTGCTCTGTTTTGTGTGCAACTGAGTGTTGTTCACTTGCAACATTGGTTGAGCCCATCATCTGCATCATATTAGTTGGAGGCGAGGAGGGAGATGCGACTCGTGAAGTGGCGGGAGTTGTGTCTTGTGACTTGTTTCTGTCAGCCTCCTCTCTTTGCACACGATACCTTTCCTCTGCCAGCATCAGTGGGGTTTTGAATTTACGGGCATATGGTTTAGGTTTTGCCACTGGTGCAAGTTCTGCAGGTGGGGGTATTTTGATTGGAGGGATGAATACCTTTTTAGGTGGTCGTGGCAACTCTTCCTGTGATGGTTTTGCCACTGGGATTGGTGAAGGGATTTTAGTCATGGACACTGTAGAATCAGATTGAACCTGTGTGTTGGTAGTATTTGTATTTTCTTCCTGTTTACAACTGATTTCACTTTTGACTTCCTGAACTGCTCCTTCCTTTTTATGTTCTGTTTGAACTGTCATtggctgaggaggtggaggagtcGGTGGTGGTGCTGCTTGCTTTTTCTGCCATTTTGGTTTGACCAGTATTGGTTGCTTGGGTGGCTCAGGTTTTGGGATTTTGAATAAAGGCCTAGCTTTAAATGGCTTTCCAGGTGGTGGTGTAGGCACTTGGTGTGGCATTGAGTTTAGCTCTTGTTGTGAGGGCGGTGGAGGAAGAAAGTCTTGCCCTGCCAcggagggtgggggtgggggagggggaggagggaaaaAGTCGGGCTCCCCGCATTCTACtgggggtggaggaggtggaggcggAAGATCACTGTCCTGTCTCATAATCAGGGGACGGGATGTGGGAAACATTGGGCTACGGCTTGACAGGGACATTGGGCAGCCTGCCACTGGTGAGGGCGGGGGAGGAAGAGACATCTCAGACTCAGAGGGTGGAGGCGGGGACgtgggaggaggggggaaatTAATCTCAGGCGTCCCTTTTTTTAGCATACCTTTTCCCTTCATGTCCAGGTTCCGGAAATTTGTATTCAGATTTTTGACGTTGTGTTTTTGTGTGACAGTCTTATGTTCTGTCACTGTTGTTTGCAACTGTTTCATTGTTTTTGTTTCCTGTGTTTGCTTTGAAACAATATTAGTTTGAGATGTGCTTtgtctttctttcatcacatttatGTCTGAGGCTGCTTTATTCTCAGTCATCTGATTGGCTGCTTTAATCTCCTTCATCTGATTCGTTGATGTATTATCAGTCATCTGATTGGTCATGTTTTTCTTGTTTATGAAGATGGGTTTAGGGGGTGGTGGTATTTTCTGTTTCACAGCCTGTTCTTTAACATGTGTCTGCTGTGAGGACTCAGACATATTGACTGTTTTGACCTGTGTTGTCACGTTCATGTCCGAGacttgtgtttctctctgtgtttctttcGTCACATTTTTGTCTGAGACTGCTTTATTCTCAGTCATATGATTGGCTCCTTTATTCTCAGTCATATGATTGGCTGCTTTATTCTCAGTCATATGATTGGCTGATTTATTCACAATCATCTGATTGGCTGATTTATTCTCAGTCATATGATTGGCTGATTTATTCACACTCATCTGATTGGATGCTTTATTTTCAGTCATGTGATTGGCTGATTTATTCACAATCATCTGATTGGCTGCTTTATTCTCAGTCATATGATTGGCTGATTTATTCACACTCATCTGATTGGCTGCTTTATTTTCAGTCATCTGATTGGCTGCtttattctcagtcatgtgattGGCTGATTTATTCACAATCTTCTGATTGGCTGCTTTATTCTCAGTCATCTGATTTGCTGCTTTATTCACAGTTATCTGATTGGCTGATTGATTTACAGTCATCTGATTGGCTGCTTTAATCTCTGTCATCTGATTCATTGATGTATTATCAGTCATCTGACTGGTCAGGTTCTTCTTCTTTATGATCATGTGCTTAGGAGGGGGTTGCATTTTCTGTTTCACACTCTGTTGTTTAACATGTGTCTGTTCTTTAACTTGAGTCTGTTTTTTTACATGTTCCTGCTGTGAGTCCTCCAACATATTTACTGTTTGGACCTGTGTTGTCATAGAGTGTTCCTCTTGGGTGAGGGTCTTGCTGCTCTTCACTGATTTGTTCTCGGTGTACTTCTCAGTGTGCTTTTGTGTGGTGTCCTGTGATTTACTGCTCTGACTCTGAGACAGGTTTTTCACAGCAGGGGCTAGATTGACTGTGACGTTCTCATTCTTAGCCACATCTGAGTATTCATGGTCCACCACTTGCTGTGTGGGTAATGGATTTTTCACATGAGCTCTGGGAGCTTTCCTGGGAGGATACTTTCGTACTTTCCGATTGGAATATTCTTTTCTCTGCATCAGATTCTTTATCGCTCCTTTAACATCTCCCTTTAtcacctcctccttctccatctgTGATTGCTCCTCATCCTGGTCCTGCCCCTGCCCTTCGTAGAGGCATTTTATGGAGGTCTTCACATCTCCCTCAGTGCTTCCCCTGCGTTGCATTCGTGGGGATGTGGATGGTTCTAGTAACAGCTGTATTGTGCCTCTCACGTCCCCCTGTTCACTCACTTGGTGCTGGTAAAGTTTTTTCTCACTCGAGGCCTCATGCAAACCCTTCAGCGCAGTATGAATGTCTCCCTTTACAATCTCCTCCTTTTCCATCTCTTTCACTGCCTGCTTAGCCTCTTCTAGTGATTTCAAGGTGCCTTTGATATTGCCGGGCACTAAATCCTCAACAGTTACCTCAGTCTTGGTGGTCGACGATTTCTCTAATGATTGGAGTGCTC
This genomic stretch from Salvelinus fontinalis isolate EN_2023a chromosome 41, ASM2944872v1, whole genome shotgun sequence harbors:
- the LOC129840425 gene encoding xin actin-binding repeat-containing protein 2-like isoform X1; amino-acid sequence: MEIQSGNGEELEVVSGESLATLGSVSSSPYLSVPQADGTDDQVLREDLQAAKTIERFDIPLSNLKRMFEKPPGAANTEVRAVQSSPSRRAPASSYQLDQKRDPSLGEKMASTHEPSLSAGGTRSGRPEEREGVVSQRKGDGGAPTSEEAESVSLKERMAMYQAAVSKKEASSSSSTVMEESEACSLPGGLASVKKQFESQEYASSSQSQTSVTQVHLEKRSVQEVSSSQEVTVRSSVREVIPTTQQVAYFHGQEVTHDQRVQQSNVASSYENHYDETVRVIGGEDLPKVSTQALKQQYEKTIEQATPGKQIKIDLDYNQFQWAPVNQSSSAAASYESSSTVKQSSRASAATRYETSSTMRTGAVSSSTAASASSTMRTGAVSSSTAASASSTMRTGAVSSSTDASASSTMRTGAVSSSTAASASSMDYETMEHFPPPPTELMPQEVPECFDSLPPQEQAGQQRYIFNKEQYSKQRNRNELKRLYKHMHPEVRRTMEKDYFTDVAEIEQAQLDSEDEMTGEVQQACYVFENSGGDECMSPEGDYLEWDEILKGEVQSMRWMFENKPLDTIKDDTPDEDDEVKNIAQQEIIAGSDVKYTAWMFETQPMDALRPDTPDSTVQTGKLTELARGDVRTATYLFETQPLDCLNKIYQEDEQALEVVFTKDITGGDVKTARYLFETQHLDSLSHTETIEESHFLKLKSELEEIKGEVKTTTRMFETQPMCVIRGNSGNILEITAIRREEMEKGDVKTSRWLFETQALDMINKDPAKVKLICGVSMEDNSQGDVNRGRWLFETKTLDSIKDEEWQSIRQKEEIIGADVRKHCLVFETQQMDTLKDNANARPLPSEEIVGGDVQSAKHLFETVPMENLKDLAEVGKLQKMVASEEEKGDVRHQKWVFESQPLENIREEKKEMTRSINLEELDKGDVTNHKERFETLDLSRCEGAQRIQVEGVTSGSVKSNKVLFESTPMYAMQDSEGHYHEVKTVRREEIVKGDVRSCRWMFETRPIDEFDESSNKFQIIKGISKEEIESGDVKTAKWLFETQPLDGIKHFSNTEEDETKTKESVEIEKGDVKTCRWLFETQPMDNLYEKADKVRNETEVEEVNKGDVKTCTWLFETQNLDNICDHSESESETVLKTCTVKQEDVQGKDVHHARFLFETENLENLTGEESGAFRRVTKIDVQSGDVSRMKFLFQNRSSDIMTSTSSETMHKLKTLTAEEIQKGNVVNNMWLFENQPIDTIREDTEEAKDTRTVTDVQGGNVGQGRFVFETYSLDKIQEESTETETSKLQSIIRDDIEKGDVKSYTMMFENQPLYAICDKEGHYHEVTTMTKEEIMSGDVVGARWLFETKPLDSIRDTDDIYVIKSVTEEDVQKGDVSTARWRFETQPLDEIAEDMKVLTKTVEDIQGGDVKTNKHLFETDEMSQKYVRTVSVSEIQKGDVRTASWMFETHSIDKIHGEGSEYDEMETVTKEEVMKGDVKQSVWLFEKQPLDSIKESDGTETVVTREEIPQADVKTTTWLFETTPLTKFNENSVDRTEIIGKSIKETLEELYCQKMVDSQGILIETDEIGDVRMAKYRLMNQDAPEIQKEEVIRGDLNNIMMNLLNRRDMTEKGIVIDQDERGNINTTVKQLFNQEKGFNVEKEEILRGDIQEAINNLLKEEGSSKRGILIQEDEKGDVRMTIYSLLNKEDGAGIEKEDIIKGNVSRTLHRLLSNPGSEESKRIRVEDTERGNVSFYSTCIESGALDYLKQLQFEPNEEQEQAQKERIIGGDVMETKMTLRKNQQQIERTVAEDDIVPGDVNNTVKVFMMEPALLLENLQKEEIVKGDLRAALDSLTKTISKRVVIEKEEVVKGDLHTTLRSLEEAQNQAKEMEKPEIVRGDIRGALQSLEKSSTTKTEVTVEDLVPGNIKGTLKSLEEAKQAVKEMEKEEIVKGDIHTALKGLHEASSEKKLYQHQVSEQGDVRGTIQLLLEPSTSPRMQRRGSTEGDVKTSIKCLYEGQGQDQDEEQSQMEKEEVIKGDVKGAIKNLMQRKEYSNRKVRKYPPRKAPRAHVKNPLPTQQVVDHEYSDVAKNENVTVNLAPAVKNLSQSQSSKSQDTTQKHTEKYTENKSVKSSKTLTQEEHSMTTQVQTVNMLEDSQQEHVKKQTQVKEQTHVKQQSVKQKMQPPPKHMIIKKKNLTSQMTDNTSMNQMTEIKAANQMTVNQSANQITVNKAANQMTENKAANQKIVNKSANHMTENKAANQMTENKAANQMSVNKSANHMTENKAANQMIVNKSANHMTENKASNQMSVNKSANHMTENKSANQMIVNKSANHMTENKAANHMTENKGANHMTENKAVSDKNVTKETQRETQVSDMNVTTQVKTVNMSESSQQTHVKEQAVKQKIPPPPKPIFINKKNMTNQMTDNTSTNQMKEIKAANQMTENKAASDINVMKERQSTSQTNIVSKQTQETKTMKQLQTTVTEHKTVTQKHNVKNLNTNFRNLDMKGKGMLKKGTPEINFPPPPTSPPPPSESEMSLPPPPSPVAGCPMSLSSRSPMFPTSRPLIMRQDSDLPPPPPPPPVECGEPDFFPPPPPPPPPSVAGQDFLPPPPSQQELNSMPHQVPTPPPGKPFKARPLFKIPKPEPPKQPILVKPKWQKKQAAPPPTPPPPQPMTVQTEHKKEGAVQEVKSEISCKQEENTNTTNTQVQSDSTVSMTKIPSPIPVAKPSQEELPRPPKKVFIPPIKIPPPAELAPVAKPKPYARKFKTPLMLAEERYRVQREEADRNKSQDTTPATSRVASPSSPPTNMMQMMGSTNVASEQHSVAHKTEQSKVTSEVTQAEETQSKSKVCTASQEPPMKKALSHIPLSKPLISVGNKKSTSESGNNSSDKKHISTDQSSMASSGKELTSSVASRKHQSVPSGKHQSVSSGKHQAVSVSAAHLHHESNIKVQSGSNVISSSVAEQQSGMNASSQSIISTQSIVQENVNLQTQSAVTSEAEDAKNTNALLTQEVKKIPSQPTKIKIPKVTPNFKVRTVKLPTEKKEEKSEVVEKDQRAVKNELHVHQTSMETISKSETRVVQESTQMATSSSAKNEVKVEMNVTQEKAEEVEKTAAAKETKLEIQMKTKAKQKGIKVPLPKEPKLVPMPVAQTPGHCHISVSRSQQSMQEQHIQKHEQVIVNERVVQQSFQKQEQQVRTQKQQVKSFQQQGEVSKMQQHQERSKAESKADSMNIAGKAAAQTETAQSMVENTAQSVEESTDSEKCVMVQKLLFNIKQLHPGNMDSNSVRTILSEVPDWLIRAEEKRDLTQVAVQQNKKKLTEILFRVRNLAQAKLVFLEGHMAAMAKQESEPAPASSPAPPPAPSPAPPPAPALEKKGFGGATAKISKISIGSSRVETHKKVVEEKKISHESKKPELTEVKGPDPRVPSPMLATRTPSPTFISIESVRRTNSPFTVTPSPPLSYRSGATPTPPPPPPRTPTSRFCRATPSPTLSRSEKLAKLKDTTAKLSRGMTPPPPMPEFLTTEQASDREDSPALIEPEIHMQTQEMETGTTTPDVADMVDSMMTVRDKKFFFEEAQKAEVSRTYMRKDPIEIPERLGPEDLEEVPEGVIIDIMKEDLPRLDLSKLVNQFESPQPKLYIRKDPIIITDRLGSDTEDPEADPKTPKTDETPAFNIKAIKNAFDLGDRNALKEVREKQEERERRESESAEPTGHSKTKSVTEEFSGMDEFGTVTRGVRSETSMHSESHMTRPLPPSYADVVKGTVEEMAVPVEAATEDLLKSFHQSWAESESVFQNLGFSVSEQRTSQIVTHQQETVVTENSSSRVRTVYGVPEEGVSDGVSDRRQTQFP
- the LOC129840425 gene encoding xin actin-binding repeat-containing protein 2-like isoform X2 encodes the protein MAMYQAAVSKKEASSSSSTVMEESEACSLPGGLASVKKQFESQEYASSSQSQTSVTQVHLEKRSVQEVSSSQEVTVRSSVREVIPTTQQVAYFHGQEVTHDQRVQQSNVASSYENHYDETVRVIGGEDLPKVSTQALKQQYEKTIEQATPGKQIKIDLDYNQFQWAPVNQSSSAAASYESSSTVKQSSRASAATRYETSSTMRTGAVSSSTAASASSTMRTGAVSSSTAASASSTMRTGAVSSSTDASASSTMRTGAVSSSTAASASSMDYETMEHFPPPPTELMPQEVPECFDSLPPQEQAGQQRYIFNKEQYSKQRNRNELKRLYKHMHPEVRRTMEKDYFTDVAEIEQAQLDSEDEMTGEVQQACYVFENSGGDECMSPEGDYLEWDEILKGEVQSMRWMFENKPLDTIKDDTPDEDDEVKNIAQQEIIAGSDVKYTAWMFETQPMDALRPDTPDSTVQTGKLTELARGDVRTATYLFETQPLDCLNKIYQEDEQALEVVFTKDITGGDVKTARYLFETQHLDSLSHTETIEESHFLKLKSELEEIKGEVKTTTRMFETQPMCVIRGNSGNILEITAIRREEMEKGDVKTSRWLFETQALDMINKDPAKVKLICGVSMEDNSQGDVNRGRWLFETKTLDSIKDEEWQSIRQKEEIIGADVRKHCLVFETQQMDTLKDNANARPLPSEEIVGGDVQSAKHLFETVPMENLKDLAEVGKLQKMVASEEEKGDVRHQKWVFESQPLENIREEKKEMTRSINLEELDKGDVTNHKERFETLDLSRCEGAQRIQVEGVTSGSVKSNKVLFESTPMYAMQDSEGHYHEVKTVRREEIVKGDVRSCRWMFETRPIDEFDESSNKFQIIKGISKEEIESGDVKTAKWLFETQPLDGIKHFSNTEEDETKTKESVEIEKGDVKTCRWLFETQPMDNLYEKADKVRNETEVEEVNKGDVKTCTWLFETQNLDNICDHSESESETVLKTCTVKQEDVQGKDVHHARFLFETENLENLTGEESGAFRRVTKIDVQSGDVSRMKFLFQNRSSDIMTSTSSETMHKLKTLTAEEIQKGNVVNNMWLFENQPIDTIREDTEEAKDTRTVTDVQGGNVGQGRFVFETYSLDKIQEESTETETSKLQSIIRDDIEKGDVKSYTMMFENQPLYAICDKEGHYHEVTTMTKEEIMSGDVVGARWLFETKPLDSIRDTDDIYVIKSVTEEDVQKGDVSTARWRFETQPLDEIAEDMKVLTKTVEDIQGGDVKTNKHLFETDEMSQKYVRTVSVSEIQKGDVRTASWMFETHSIDKIHGEGSEYDEMETVTKEEVMKGDVKQSVWLFEKQPLDSIKESDGTETVVTREEIPQADVKTTTWLFETTPLTKFNENSVDRTEIIGKSIKETLEELYCQKMVDSQGILIETDEIGDVRMAKYRLMNQDAPEIQKEEVIRGDLNNIMMNLLNRRDMTEKGIVIDQDERGNINTTVKQLFNQEKGFNVEKEEILRGDIQEAINNLLKEEGSSKRGILIQEDEKGDVRMTIYSLLNKEDGAGIEKEDIIKGNVSRTLHRLLSNPGSEESKRIRVEDTERGNVSFYSTCIESGALDYLKQLQFEPNEEQEQAQKERIIGGDVMETKMTLRKNQQQIERTVAEDDIVPGDVNNTVKVFMMEPALLLENLQKEEIVKGDLRAALDSLTKTISKRVVIEKEEVVKGDLHTTLRSLEEAQNQAKEMEKPEIVRGDIRGALQSLEKSSTTKTEVTVEDLVPGNIKGTLKSLEEAKQAVKEMEKEEIVKGDIHTALKGLHEASSEKKLYQHQVSEQGDVRGTIQLLLEPSTSPRMQRRGSTEGDVKTSIKCLYEGQGQDQDEEQSQMEKEEVIKGDVKGAIKNLMQRKEYSNRKVRKYPPRKAPRAHVKNPLPTQQVVDHEYSDVAKNENVTVNLAPAVKNLSQSQSSKSQDTTQKHTEKYTENKSVKSSKTLTQEEHSMTTQVQTVNMLEDSQQEHVKKQTQVKEQTHVKQQSVKQKMQPPPKHMIIKKKNLTSQMTDNTSMNQMTEIKAANQMTVNQSANQITVNKAANQMTENKAANQKIVNKSANHMTENKAANQMTENKAANQMSVNKSANHMTENKAANQMIVNKSANHMTENKASNQMSVNKSANHMTENKSANQMIVNKSANHMTENKAANHMTENKGANHMTENKAVSDKNVTKETQRETQVSDMNVTTQVKTVNMSESSQQTHVKEQAVKQKIPPPPKPIFINKKNMTNQMTDNTSTNQMKEIKAANQMTENKAASDINVMKERQSTSQTNIVSKQTQETKTMKQLQTTVTEHKTVTQKHNVKNLNTNFRNLDMKGKGMLKKGTPEINFPPPPTSPPPPSESEMSLPPPPSPVAGCPMSLSSRSPMFPTSRPLIMRQDSDLPPPPPPPPVECGEPDFFPPPPPPPPPSVAGQDFLPPPPSQQELNSMPHQVPTPPPGKPFKARPLFKIPKPEPPKQPILVKPKWQKKQAAPPPTPPPPQPMTVQTEHKKEGAVQEVKSEISCKQEENTNTTNTQVQSDSTVSMTKIPSPIPVAKPSQEELPRPPKKVFIPPIKIPPPAELAPVAKPKPYARKFKTPLMLAEERYRVQREEADRNKSQDTTPATSRVASPSSPPTNMMQMMGSTNVASEQHSVAHKTEQSKVTSEVTQAEETQSKSKVCTASQEPPMKKALSHIPLSKPLISVGNKKSTSESGNNSSDKKHISTDQSSMASSGKELTSSVASRKHQSVPSGKHQSVSSGKHQAVSVSAAHLHHESNIKVQSGSNVISSSVAEQQSGMNASSQSIISTQSIVQENVNLQTQSAVTSEAEDAKNTNALLTQEVKKIPSQPTKIKIPKVTPNFKVRTVKLPTEKKEEKSEVVEKDQRAVKNELHVHQTSMETISKSETRVVQESTQMATSSSAKNEVKVEMNVTQEKAEEVEKTAAAKETKLEIQMKTKAKQKGIKVPLPKEPKLVPMPVAQTPGHCHISVSRSQQSMQEQHIQKHEQVIVNERVVQQSFQKQEQQVRTQKQQVKSFQQQGEVSKMQQHQERSKAESKADSMNIAGKAAAQTETAQSMVENTAQSVEESTDSEKCVMVQKLLFNIKQLHPGNMDSNSVRTILSEVPDWLIRAEEKRDLTQVAVQQNKKKLTEILFRVRNLAQAKLVFLEGHMAAMAKQESEPAPASSPAPPPAPSPAPPPAPALEKKGFGGATAKISKISIGSSRVETHKKVVEEKKISHESKKPELTEVKGPDPRVPSPMLATRTPSPTFISIESVRRTNSPFTVTPSPPLSYRSGATPTPPPPPPRTPTSRFCRATPSPTLSRSEKLAKLKDTTAKLSRGMTPPPPMPEFLTTEQASDREDSPALIEPEIHMQTQEMETGTTTPDVADMVDSMMTVRDKKFFFEEAQKAEVSRTYMRKDPIEIPERLGPEDLEEVPEGVIIDIMKEDLPRLDLSKLVNQFESPQPKLYIRKDPIIITDRLGSDTEDPEADPKTPKTDETPAFNIKAIKNAFDLGDRNALKEVREKQEERERRESESAEPTGHSKTKSVTEEFSGMDEFGTVTRGVRSETSMHSESHMTRPLPPSYADVVKGTVEEMAVPVEAATEDLLKSFHQSWAESESVFQNLGFSVSEQRTSQIVTHQQETVVTENSSSRVRTVYGVPEEGVSDGVSDRRQTQFP